The following coding sequences are from one Gossypium raimondii isolate GPD5lz chromosome 4, ASM2569854v1, whole genome shotgun sequence window:
- the LOC105779116 gene encoding uncharacterized protein LOC105779116, which translates to MATDNFVQSTIPQFDGHLKGNLELHEKEDQGNVRAKRAQLQALHVEFETLRMKSGETVSDYFSRTMAITNKMRIYQDKLEDVAIVEKILRSMLPKFNFIICSIEESKDLDTLSIDELQNSLVVHEQKLIQQDNEEQALKQLPTRKMFELTKASGRVEISMKKYGYYHSECYTNLNKIRVEKSDFVEAIEKEEEIYLLMVCLAKEETNKDLWYLDTGCSNHMSEDKSAFSTLDESYRDTVKFGDCS; encoded by the exons ATGGCTACAGACAACTTTGTGCAGTCGACAATTCCACAGTTTGATG GACACCTCAAAGGAAATTTGGAACTCCATGAAAAAGAAGATCAAGGAAATGTGAGGGCGAAGCGAGCACAACTTCAAGCTCTCCATGTTGAATTTGAGACTTTACGCATGAAGTCTGGTGAGACAGTTTCAGATTACTTCTCAAGAACAATGGCGATTACAAACAAGATGCGGATTTATCAGGACAAGCTTGAGGACGTTGCAATTGTTGAGAAGATTCTTCGATCCATGCTAccgaaattcaattttattatttgctcCATTGAAGAATCGAAGGATCTTGATACTCTCTCCATTGATGAGTTGCAGAATTCTTTAGTGGTTCATGAGCAAAAATTGATACAACAAGACAACGAGGAGCAGGCCTTAAAGCAACTTCCAACACGCAAAATGTTCGAGTTGACAAAGGCAAGTGGAAGGGTAgaaatttcaatgaaaaa GTATGGGTATTACCATTCTGAATGTTACacgaatttaaataaaatacgtGTTGAAAAGTCTGATTTTGTAGAAGCAATTGAAAAGGAGGAGGAGATATATTTGTTAATGGTTTGTCTTGCGAAAGAAGAAACCAACAAAGATTTGTGGTATTTAGACACTGGTTGCAGCAATCATATGAGTGAAGACAAGTCAGCCTTCTCCACTCTTGATGAATCTTATCGTGATACGGTGAAATTTGGTGATTGCTCTTAG
- the LOC128040396 gene encoding uncharacterized mitochondrial protein AtMg00810-like: protein MDDEITAIERNNTWELVDLPSGQQIIRVKWIYKTKLKENGEIDKYKARLVAKGHKQKKAGFKKCPHEHTLYVKAEDGKIIIEFDMSDLGLMHYFLGIEVKQVAAGTFISQKKYAQEILDIFGMKNCNGSNTPSEVGMKLEKDPRGKKIDSTYYKQIVGSLMDLTATRPDIMYAVSLISRYMEQPKEVHLLAAKRILRYLQGTIDFNVLCKQ, encoded by the exons ATGGATGATGAAATCACAGCCATTGAACGCAATAATACTTGGGAGCTGGTTGACTTACCAAGTGGTCAGCAGATAATTAGGGTCAAATGGATCTAtaagacaaaattgaaagaaaatggagaaattgacAAATATAAGGCACGCTTGGTGGCTAAAGGACACAAGCAAAA AAAGGCTGGTTTTAAGAAATGTCCCCATGAGCATACTCTTTATGTAAAAGCTGAAGATGGAAAGATTATCATC GAATTTGACATGTCTGATCTTggtttaatgcattattttttgGGCATAGAAGTTAAACAAGTTGCAGCAGggacttttatttctcaaaagaaaTATGCCCAAGAGATTTTAGACATATTTGGGATGAAGAATTGCAACGGTTCCAACACTCCTTCAGAGGTGGGAATGAAACTCGAGAAAGATCCGAGAGGAAAGAAGATTGATAGCACTTATTACAAACAAATTGTGGGGAGCTTGATGGACCTAACAGCCACTAGGCCAGATATTATGTACGCCGTCAGCCTTATAAGTAGATACATGGAGCAACCGAAAGAAGTGCATTTGTTGGCTGCCAAAAGAATTCTCAGATACTTGCAAGGCACCATTGATTTTAACGTTCTTTGCAAACAATGA